In Monodelphis domestica isolate mMonDom1 chromosome 4, mMonDom1.pri, whole genome shotgun sequence, one DNA window encodes the following:
- the LOC130454002 gene encoding platelet glycoprotein VI-like, translated as MAELLGSASWTCTCSQPAQLLTMDPWLPALLCFGLYLGLKIGAQEEELPRPQIILDNGSVVPLGMPLTIRCRGPPQALVFYLRRANQTEDPVGGQRPIWNEVLFSFPKMRHTMAGIYTCIYLAGLKLSPPSEEVNLAVAGVLPRPLLFVKPGRTLVSGSPMTLRCWSDQKLDRMLVYHKQGRVPPTFRKTPHSVGQLRFSRVRKEYAGTYFCIGYSSSQPFMWSLPSDPLVLKVISGQDPAVGSVVVVLGALGALLS; from the exons ATGGCAGAGCTGCTGGGCTCTGCTTCCTGGACCTGCACGTGCTCCCAGCCTGCCCAGCTCCTGACCATGGACCCCTGGCTGCCTGCCCTGCTCTGCTTCG GACTGTACCTGGGCTTGAAGATCGGGGCCCAGGAGG AAGAGCTGCCCAGACCCCAGATCATTCTGGATAACGGCTCCGTGGTCCCCCTGGGAATGCCTCTGACCATCCGGTGCCGGGGCCCCCCGCAGGCCTTAGTGTTCTACCTGAGGAGGGCCAACCAAACGGAGGACCCCGTGGGGGGCCAGCGCCCCATCTGGAACGAggtcctcttctccttccccaagaTGCGGCACACCATGGCCGGCATCTACACGTGCATCTACCTGGCGGGCCTGAAACTGTCCCCTCCCAGCGAGGAAGTGAACCTGGCCGTGGCGG GCGTGCTCCCCAGGCCCCTGCTCTTCGTCAAGCCCGGCCGGACGCTGGTCAGCGGCTCCCCCATGACGCTCCGGTGCTGGTCGGACCAGAAGCTGGACCGCATGTTGGTGTACCACAAGCAGGGCCGCGTCCCGCCCACGTTCCGGAAGACGCCCCACTCGGTGGGGCAGCTCCGGTTCTCCCGGGTACGGAAGGAGTACGCGGGCACCTACTTCTGCATCGGCTACAGCAGCTCGCAGCCCTTCATGTGGTCCCTGCCCAGCGACCCCCTCGTCCTGAAAG TGATCTCCGGCCAGGATCCTGCCGTGGGGAGCGTCGTCGTGGTCCTAGGCGCCCTGGGCGCCCTGCTGTCCTAG